The Paramisgurnus dabryanus chromosome 3, PD_genome_1.1, whole genome shotgun sequence genome includes a window with the following:
- the mrpl12 gene encoding large ribosomal subunit protein bL12m: MYCTRHCVRTALRITANTHRNKLQTPALCVLRPLKTSTVSPSDAIATPPLDGAPKQYSPKIQQLVSDIANLTLIEVSDLNELLKKTLNIKDVGMMAMGAMSAAPAAPAAQAADEEAAPAKKEKTHFTVKLTELKAADKVKLIKEVKNCIQGLNLVQAKKLVESLPQEIRANVSKEEAEKLKAALETAGGTVVLE; this comes from the exons ATGTACTGCACGAGACATTGTGTCCGGACCGCGCTGCGGATAACAGCGAACACACACCG AAACAAACTACAGACACCAGCACTGTGTGTGCTGCGACCGCTCAAGACGAGTACAGTCAGTCCATCTGATGCCATTGCCACACCTCCTCTGGATGGAGCACCCAAGCAATACTCGCCCAAAATCCAACAGCTCGTCAGCGACATCGCCAATCTTACGCTGATAGAAGTGTCGGACCTCAATGAGTTACTGAAG AAAACTTTAAACATTAAGGATGTTGGAATGATGGCAATGGGCGCAATGTCAGCAGCACCTGCCGCACCCGCCGCTCAG GCTGCTGATGAGGAGGCTGCACCTgccaaaaaagagaaaacacatttcacagtCAAACTGACAGAACTGAAGGCGGCTGATAAAGTGAAATTGATCAAAGAAGTTAAAAATTGCATTCAGGGTCTGAACCTTGTACAG GCCAAGAAGCTTGTGGAGTCTCTACCTCAGGAGATCCGGGCTAATGTGTCTAAAGAGGAAGCAGAAAAACTTAAAGCAGCACTTGAAACAGCAGGTGGCACTGTGGTGCTGGAGTGA